One Podarcis raffonei isolate rPodRaf1 chromosome 3, rPodRaf1.pri, whole genome shotgun sequence genomic region harbors:
- the CNR1 gene encoding cannabinoid receptor 1, translating to MKSVLDGLADTTFRTITTDLLYMGSSDIQYEDFKSDMASKLGYYPQKFPLSSFRGDFRPKMTAGEDAILGGHPQDQINLTDFYNKTLTTFKDNEDNIQCGDNFMDMECFMILNPSQQLAIAVLSLTLGTFTVLENLLVLIVILQSRSLRCRPSYHFISSLAVADLLGSVIFVYSFVDFHVFHRKDSPNVFLFKLGGVTASFTASVGSLFLTAIDRYISIHRPLSYKRIVTRSKAVVAFCVMWTIAIVIAVLPLLGWNCKMLNSVCSDIFPLIDENYLLFWIGVTTVLLLFIVYAYMYILWKAHSHAVRMLQRGTQKSIIIHTSEDGKVHQITRPEQTRMDIRLAKTLVLILVVLIICWGPLLAIMLYDVFGKMNKLVKTIFAFCSMLCLLNSTVNPIIYALRSKDLRHAFRSMFPPCNGTAQPLDNSLESDCQHRHANNPGNVHKAAERCIKNTVKIAKVTMSVSSDTTAEAL from the coding sequence ATGAAGTCAGTCCTAGATGGCCTCGCAGATACGACCTTCAGAACAATTACGACAGATCTTCTATACATGGGTTCCAGCGATATCCAGTACGAAGATTTCAAAAGTGACATGGCTTCCAAGTTAGGATACTACCCACAGAAATTCCCTCTGTCTTCTTTCCGAGGCGATTTCCGACCAAAAATGACTGCAGGAGAAGATGCCATCCTGGGTGGGCACCCACAGGATCAGATCAACCTTACAGATTTTTACAACAAGACCTTGACCACCTTCAAGGATAATGAGGATAATATACAATGTGGGGATAACTTCATGGATATGGAGTGCTTTATGATTCTGAACCCTAGCCAGCAGCTGGCCATTGCAGTACTGTCCCTTACTCTGGGCACCTTCACTGTTCTGGAAAACCTTCTGGTCTTGATTGTCATCCTGCAGTCCCGAAGCCTTCGCTGCAGGCCTTCCTACCATTTCATCAGCAGCCTGGCCGTAGCTGATCTCCTGGGCAGTGTAATCTTCGTCTACAGTTTTGTTGACTTCCATGTTTTCCATCGGAAAGACAGCCCTAATGTGTTCCTGTTCAAACTGGGTGGAGTTACAGCCTCGTTCACTGCCTCGGTGGGCAGCCTTTTCCTCACCGCAATAGACAGGTATATATCTATACACAGGCCCTTATCTTATAAGAGGATTGTCACCAGATCGAAGGCTGTTGTAGCATTCTGCGTGATGTGGACCATAGCTATTGTAATAGCTGTCCTTCCTCTGCTGGGCTGGAACTGCAAAATGCTCAATTCTGTTTGTTCAGATATATTTCCTCTAATAGACGAGAACTATCTGTTGTTCTGGATTGGGGTCACCACTGTACTCTTGCTTTTTATTGTGTATGCCTATATGTACATACTGTGGAAGGCTCATAGTCATGCTGTTAGGATGCTCCAGCGCGGCACTCAGAAGAGCATAATAATACATACTTCAGAGGATGGTAAAGTGCATCAGATTACTAGGCCGGAACAAACACGTATGGACATTAGGTTGGCCAAAACCTTGGTCCTCATTCTTGTGGTTTTGATCATCTGCTGGGGTCCTCTACTTGCAATTATGCTCTATGATGTCTTTGGGAAGATGAACAAGCTCGTGAAGACTATCTTTGCCTTCTGCAGCATGCTCTGCCTGCTGAACTCCACCGTGAATCCCATCATCTATGCTCTCAGGAGCAAGGACCTGAGACATGCTTTCAGGAGCATGTTTCCACCTTGCAATGGGACTGCACAGCCTCTTGATAACAGCTTGGAGTCTGACTGCCAGCACAGACATGCTAACAACCCAGGTAATGTCCACAAGGCTGCTGAAAGGTGTATTAAAAACACAGTTAAGATTGCCAAAGTGACCATGTCTGTCTCCTCAGACACAACTGCAGAGGCGCTGTAA